The proteins below come from a single Aegilops tauschii subsp. strangulata cultivar AL8/78 chromosome 6, Aet v6.0, whole genome shotgun sequence genomic window:
- the LOC109768660 gene encoding kinesin-like protein KIN-7C has protein sequence MGAIGGDESVQWDKMNGAEVVNGGGSGAGSLDRIQVLVRVRPLSDKEIARGEPAEWECINDTTIMFRSTFPDRPTAPTAYTFDRVFHSECSTKEVYQEGVKEVALSVVGGINSSVFAYGQTSSGKTFTMTGVTECTVADIYDYINKHEERAFVLKFSAIEIYNEVVRDLLSAENTPLRLWDDAEKGTYVENLTEVILRDWNHLKGLISVCEAQRRTGETFLNEKSSRSHQILKLTVESSAREFLGKDKSTTLVASVNFVDLAGSERASQAMSAGTRLKEGCHINKSLLSLGTVIRKLSMGSNVHVPYRDSKLTRILQPSLGGNARTAIICTLSPATSHIEQSRNTLFFGSCAKDVVTNAQVNVVMSDKTLVKHLQKEVARLESELRQPVSNSSLEAQVKEKDNQIRKMEKEIKELKSQRDLAQSRLQDLLQVVGDRDPKHQVSGKRSIRSPPSVGMPPSASRDDSSQISHDDSDHYKEVRCIEPNETRGNERLSMSAGESTSPRASNRNSSMRGNDSTASVNSRRLGETPITLEQHLENIRRPFITKDLGSSTRNPSSCRVIGRSRSCRSLTGSTLLDEMEMEDCTPVNRSLVIFPGRPEEYQRRGSALNYDAGSETLSRAGSEISTSKGASKTGDAEFTGIGEFVAELKEMAQVHYQKQLGDQSGNGKSIGLDPIMDALQSPSRWPLEFEKKQQEIIELWHACSISLVHRTYFFLLFKGESADSIYMEVELRRLSFLRDTYSRGSTPSNVTVGSLSSSPVASAKKLQREREMLARQMQKRLSVEERNHMYTKWSVSLDSKRRKLQVARRLWTESRDLEHVRESASLVAKLIGLQEPGQVLREMFGLSFAPQQPPTRRSSNGWRYGIPSFG, from the exons ATGGGGGCGATTGGAGGCGACGAGTCTGTGCAGTGGGACAAGATGAATGGAGCTGAGGTGGTGAATGGCGGTGGAAGTGGCGCAGGAAGCCTGGATAGGATACAAGTGTTAGTGAGGGTGAGGCCGCTGAGTGACAAGGAGATTGCCAGGGGTGAGCCTGCGGAGTGGGAGTGCATCAATGACACCACCATCATGTTCCGGAGTACCTTCCCGGATCGACCCACGGCTCCAACCGCATACACATTTG ACAGGGTATTTCATTCCGAGTGCAGTACGAAAGAAGTCTACCAGGAAGGGGTTAAGGAAGTTGCTCTCTCTGTAGTTGGTGGCATTAACT CAAGTGTTTTTGCGTACGGGCAAACAAGTAGTGGGAAGACATTCACTATGACTGGAGTGACAGAATGCACAGTAGCAGATATATATGATTATATTAACAAG CATGAGGAGAGAGCATTTGTGTTGAAATTCTCAGCAATTGAAATATATAATGAAGTTGTTAGGGATCTTCTGAGTGCAGAAAATACTCCTCTTAGACTTTGGGATGATGCAGAG AAAGGCACCTACGTGGAGAATCTTACGGAGGTTATATTAAGGGATTGGAACCACCTCAAGGGACTTATTTCTGTTTGCGAAG CTCAAAGGAGAACCGGGGAGACCTTCTTAAATGAAAAAAGCTCCAGATCCCATCAAATACTTAAATTG ACTGTTGAAAGTTCTGCTCGTGAATTCTTAGGAAAGGACAAGTCAACCACCCTTGTGGCTAGTGTG AACTTTGTTGATCTGGCAGGAAGTGAGCGTGCATCTCAGGCTATGTCAGCTGGCACAAGGCTGAAAGAAGGTTGCCACATCAATAAAAGTTTGCTTTCCCTTGGCACCGTCATTAGGAAGCTAAG CATGGGGAGTAATGTGCACGTACCATATAGAGATTCCAAGCTTACACGCATATTACAACCTTCTTTGGGAGGCAATGCAAGAACCGCGATTATTTGCACACTCAGCCCTGCAACAAGTCACATTGAGCAATCAAGGAATACACTGTTTTTCGGGAGTTGTGCAAAGGACGTAGTTACAAATGCTCAGGTTAATGTGGTCATGTCTGATAAAACACTAGTTAAGCATTTGCAAAAGGAAGTTGCCAGACTGGAGAGTGAGTTGCGGCAGCCAGTTTCAAACTCTAGTCTGGAAGCACAGGTGAAGGAAAAGGACAACCAAATCAGAAAG atggagaaagaaataaaagaacTGAAGTCGCAACGTGATTTGGCTCAGTCCAGGTTGCAGGATTTGCTGCAAGTTGTTGGTGATCGTGACCCAAAGCACCAG GTCTCAGGAAAGCGTTCAATCAGAAGTCCTCCGTCTGTTGGAATGCCCCCAAGCGCTAGCAGAGATGACAGTTCTCAGATCTCTCATGATGATTCAGATCATTACAAGGAAGTGCGATGTATTGAGCCAAATGAAACGAGAGGAAATGAACGTTTGTCTATGTCAGCTGGTGAAAGTACCAGCCCACGAGCTTCAAATAGGAATTCTAGCATGCGTGGTAATGATTCAACAGCTTCAGTGAATTCAAGGAGGCTTGGTGAAACTCCTATTACCTTGGAGCAACATTTGGAGAACATCAGAAGGCCTTTTATCACTAAAGATCTAGGATCTTCAACACGCAACCCATCAAGTTGTAGAGTAATTGGTAGAAGCAGGAGCTGTAGATCACTAACAGGGTCTACTTTACTTGATGAGATGGAGATGGAGGATTGCACACCAGTAAACAGAAGTTTGGTAATCTTCCCAGGACGACCTGAAGAGTACCAGAGAAGAGGATCTGCATTGAACTACGATGCAGGGAGTGAGACTCTTTCAAGGGCAGGATCTGAAATTAGCACTTCAAAGGGAGCTAGCAAGACAGGTGATGCAGAATTTACCGGTATAGGTGAATTTGTTGCTGAACTTAAGGAGATGGCTCAGGTTCATTATCAGAAACAGTTAGGTGACCAG AGTGGGAATGGAAAGAGCATCGGATTAGACCCAATCATGGATGCTTTGCAATCACCTTCTCGATGGCCATTGGAATTCGAGAAGAAACAGCAGGAGATCATCGAGCTCTGGCACGCGTGCAGCATTTCGTTGGTCCACAGGACTTACTTCTTCTTGCTGTTCAAAGGAGAATCAGCCGACTCGATTTACATGGAAGTGGAGCTGCGAAGGCTGTCGTTCCTCAGAGACACCTACTCTAGGGGAAGCACCCCCAGCAATGTGACCGTAGGCAGCCTCAGCTCTTCCCCCGTCGCGAG CGCCAAGAAGCTTCAGCGCGAGAGGGAGATGCTGGCGAGGCAGATGCAGAAGCGGCTGTCCGTGGAGGAGAGGAACCACATGTACACCAAGTGGAGCGTGTCGCTGGACTCCAAGAGGAGGAAGCTGCAGGTGGCTCGCCGGCTGTGGACGGAGAGCAGGGACCTGGAGCACGTGAGGGAGAGCGCGTCCCTGGTGGCCAAGCTGATCGGGCTCCAGGAGCCCGGGCAGGTCCTGAGGGAGATGTTCGGGCTCAGCTTCGCGCCGCAGCAGCCGCCCACCCGGCGGTCCTCCAACGGCTGGAGATACGGGATCCCCTCGTTCGGCTGA